One Tolypothrix bouteillei VB521301 DNA window includes the following coding sequences:
- a CDS encoding ABC transporter ATP-binding protein, with product MLMKKLIIYFAKKYPFLIVWTIILGFSGALFNGVSTALIAPVILKIVGQEVDLTNAPSILKAVMSPFDNVPEHYRISVMAGAIILTIILKNLTGYISTLTSSDLKRKLTSDLRKIGLKLLLEIDIDYYTKMKLGDLMNRFNGEIPRAATSISHGVKLIILVITILVFLALLLSISWQLTICSTFLLSLVTLANQPFISRTKDFGNLLTDSSKMLTNVMIETLSGIRLVKATANEERTYQKIHNLIDKREVADFKSQLYSEAITPTSEVIGIIALISIVFLGRIFFADKITALSAILLTYLLVLLRLLPIISHLNILRSSFASNAASVDAVLDFLSEDGKPLMLNGKAKFTKLQEGIHFKQLSFAYTDRDKLVLKDVDLYLPHGTTLALVGSSGAGKSTLVDLLPRFYDPISGCITIDGIDLRDFDIKSLRKAMGIVSQDTFLFNDTVLNNIAYGRPDANYEEIITAAKQANAYEFIIKLPQGFETPIGDRGVMLSGGQRQRLAIARALLQDPEILILDEATSALDTVSERLVQTAIDDLSRDRTTLVIAHRLSTVQKAHQIAVMEQGQVVELGTHEELLRKGGHYARLYSMQFSDQAQAQIARNEKLNHVASEVRTRLNSMIGHLHLLLDETPKESQQRQEFIEKSYNLAVEILKSLESFEDSVKLQMSLNQMFFTDKASSNTQHETLIYISHEIRVRLNPILGFLRLLADGFVDNPEEENELIQGSYYSAIDLLNSMNIFESSVKIS from the coding sequence ATGTTAATGAAAAAACTAATAATTTATTTTGCAAAAAAATATCCATTTTTGATTGTCTGGACTATCATATTGGGTTTCTCTGGAGCTTTATTTAATGGTGTCAGTACTGCTTTAATCGCACCAGTTATTCTAAAGATTGTCGGACAAGAAGTTGATTTAACAAATGCTCCTTCCATTCTCAAAGCTGTTATGTCTCCTTTTGATAATGTTCCCGAGCATTATCGTATATCAGTGATGGCAGGAGCTATTATATTGACAATTATTCTAAAAAATTTAACAGGTTATATCAGTACTTTAACTTCAAGCGATCTAAAGCGCAAGCTGACCTCAGATTTACGAAAAATAGGTTTGAAGCTATTACTGGAAATTGATATTGATTATTACACAAAAATGAAACTTGGTGATTTAATGAATCGGTTTAATGGGGAAATTCCTCGTGCCGCTACTTCTATAAGTCATGGAGTTAAATTAATAATACTTGTCATTACTATTTTAGTATTCTTAGCTTTGTTACTTTCTATTTCATGGCAATTGACAATTTGCTCTACTTTTTTGCTTTCTTTGGTAACTTTAGCCAATCAACCTTTTATTTCTCGCACAAAAGATTTTGGTAACCTGCTGACGGATTCGTCAAAAATGCTAACCAATGTCATGATCGAAACACTTAGCGGAATTCGTCTGGTTAAGGCAACTGCTAATGAAGAAAGAACATATCAAAAGATTCATAACCTTATTGACAAGCGTGAAGTAGCTGATTTTAAATCTCAGCTTTATTCTGAGGCAATTACACCCACTAGTGAAGTCATAGGCATTATAGCTTTAATCTCAATTGTCTTCCTCGGTCGCATCTTTTTTGCAGATAAAATTACTGCACTATCAGCTATTCTTTTAACATATTTACTGGTATTACTCCGACTACTACCTATTATTTCACACTTAAATATTCTTCGCAGTAGCTTTGCTAGTAATGCAGCTAGCGTGGATGCCGTACTTGATTTTTTAAGTGAGGATGGTAAGCCGTTAATGCTTAACGGTAAAGCCAAATTTACAAAACTACAGGAAGGAATCCATTTTAAACAACTATCCTTTGCTTACACCGATCGCGACAAATTAGTGCTTAAGGATGTGGATTTGTATCTTCCACACGGCACAACTCTCGCTTTAGTAGGTAGTTCTGGAGCCGGTAAATCAACTTTAGTGGATCTCTTGCCGAGATTTTATGACCCAATTTCAGGCTGTATCACTATTGATGGTATCGATTTGCGCGACTTTGATATCAAGTCTTTGCGAAAGGCAATGGGTATCGTCAGTCAAGATACCTTTCTTTTTAATGACACGGTTTTGAATAATATTGCCTACGGACGCCCCGATGCAAATTATGAGGAAATTATTACCGCAGCAAAGCAGGCTAATGCTTATGAGTTTATTATCAAATTGCCACAGGGATTTGAAACCCCTATTGGCGATCGCGGTGTGATGTTGTCTGGGGGACAAAGACAAAGATTAGCCATTGCACGCGCACTCCTGCAAGATCCAGAAATTCTCATACTAGATGAAGCAACAAGTGCATTGGACACGGTTTCCGAACGTTTAGTACAAACAGCAATTGACGATCTCAGTCGCGATCGCACAACATTAGTGATTGCTCACCGTCTTTCCACAGTGCAAAAAGCTCATCAGATTGCTGTGATGGAACAAGGACAGGTTGTAGAACTGGGAACTCATGAAGAACTTTTACGCAAGGGAGGTCACTACGCTCGCCTCTACTCGATGCAATTTAGCGACCAAGCACAAGCTCAAATCGCTCGGAATGAAAAGTTAAACCATGTTGCGAGTGAAGTGCGAACGAGGCTAAATTCTATGATCGGTCACTTGCACTTATTACTAGATGAGACTCCAAAAGAATCTCAACAGAGACAGGAATTTATTGAAAAATCCTACAACTTAGCTGTTGAAATTCTCAAAAGTTTGGAATCTTTTGAGGATAGTGTTAAGCTACAAATGAGTTTGAACCAAATGTTTTTTACAGACAAAGCAAGCTCTAATACTCAGCATGAAACTTTAATTTACATTTCTCATGAAATTCGAGTTCGTCTCAATCCCATCCTTGGTTTTTTGCGTTTGCTTGCAGATGGTTTTGTAGATAATCCTGAAGAAGAAAATGAATTAATTCAAGGTTCTTATTATTCTGCTATAGATTTATTAAATAGTATGAATATCTTTGAAAGTAGCGTAAAAATTTCTTAA